From Anomalospiza imberbis isolate Cuckoo-Finch-1a 21T00152 chromosome 6, ASM3175350v1, whole genome shotgun sequence, one genomic window encodes:
- the CALM1 gene encoding calmodulin-1 isoform X1, protein MADQLTEEQIAEFKEAFSLFDKDGDGTITTKELGTVMRSLGQNPTEAELQDMINEVDADGNGTIDFPEFLTMMARKMKDTDSEEEIREAFRVFDKDGNGYISAAELRHVMTNLGEKLTDEEVDEMIREADIDGDGQVNYEEFVQMMTAK, encoded by the exons atG GCCGATCAGCTGACTGAAGAACAGATTGCTG AATTCAAGGAAGCCTTTTCCCTATTTGACAAAGATGGTGATGGTACTATCACAACAAAAGAACTGGGAACTGTCATGAGGTCACTGGGTCAAAATCCAACAGAAGCAGAATTGCAGGATATGATCAACGAGGTAGATGCTGATG GCAATGGCACTATCGACTTCCCTGAATTTTTAACCATGATGGCCAGAAAAATGAAGGACACAGACAGCGAGGAAGAAATCCGTGAGGCATTCCGAGTCTTTGACAAG GATGGCAACGGCTATATCAGTGCAGCAGAACTACGCCATGTTATGACAAACTTAGGAGAAAAGCTAACAGATGAAGAAGTAGATGAAATGATCAGAGAAGCAGACATTGATGGGGATGGGCAAGTCAACTATGAAG AATTCGTACAGATGATGACTGCAAAGTGA
- the CALM1 gene encoding calmodulin-1 isoform X2: MRSLGQNPTEAELQDMINEVDADGNGTIDFPEFLTMMARKMKDTDSEEEIREAFRVFDKDGNGYISAAELRHVMTNLGEKLTDEEVDEMIREADIDGDGQVNYEEFVQMMTAK; the protein is encoded by the exons ATGAGGTCACTGGGTCAAAATCCAACAGAAGCAGAATTGCAGGATATGATCAACGAGGTAGATGCTGATG GCAATGGCACTATCGACTTCCCTGAATTTTTAACCATGATGGCCAGAAAAATGAAGGACACAGACAGCGAGGAAGAAATCCGTGAGGCATTCCGAGTCTTTGACAAG GATGGCAACGGCTATATCAGTGCAGCAGAACTACGCCATGTTATGACAAACTTAGGAGAAAAGCTAACAGATGAAGAAGTAGATGAAATGATCAGAGAAGCAGACATTGATGGGGATGGGCAAGTCAACTATGAAG AATTCGTACAGATGATGACTGCAAAGTGA